The bacterium HR34 genome includes the window GAGAAAGAAAATATAATAAGTTGCATTATTAAAGTAGAAATTTTTTGCAAAAAACCTATTTTCATCCATATGAATTCTTTTTTATTCCAAAAATATCCTCCTTTAATTAGATATTTTTTAAGTTGAGATACTTCTTTATCTATAAAACTTGCTAATTTAACAGATTTAATGTGTATATATTTTTCCCAAGTAAACCCCCATGCTCTTGCATAATATTTAAATTGGTTGTTAAGGATATTATTTATTTTTCCGATGTCTTTTAGAATTACTATTAAATAAATAAAAAATAATGCAAGAAAAAATATAAAAAATAACTTATTTATAAAAAACACTATTGCGAACCCTACTATCATAATTAAAAGTTGCGGCACAATAAAAGCATTTCTTTTACTATAATAGCCCCAGATGAAATTCCTTTATCTATTAATTCCCATAACTCTCCTGATTTTCTTTCTTTGTATTCAGACATTGGCATATTTAATATTTTTTTTAATTGTTTCTGTGAAGAATTTATATAATTTTGAACATTTAAAATTTCAGCCTTTTTTGACGCCAAATATTCTAATGAGAAAGATGTTATTTGAAGGATAGAAAAATATATTATTTGTTAACATAGAACAAAATTATTTATTAATTTTACTAGAAGATTCAGAAAAATTTAAAGGGAAATTTCTATTGACTTTTTGCGCAATTTTGAGATTATATAATATTAAAAATGAAATAAAAAATATGAGCTATAAAATCATTTCAATAATAGCCGTTGTAATTATAATAGGAGTTGTTTTAATTTATGTTTTAAGAAGTGGGAGTAATGAAACAGAGCAAGTTCAAACTCAGGAAAATCCTGTGATTTTTGAAGGTCAAGGAAATGAATTAGATCAAAATCAAGGCGAACAAGAATTTTTAGCTGGCGAGATTTATTCCTTTGAAGAAATACAAAAACATAACACAAGAGATGATTGCTGGCTTGTGATAAACGGTAAAGTTTATGATGTTACGGATTTTCTTAACAAATACCCTGAAGGTGATGCTATATTACAAAATTGCGGTAAAGATGCTACAGAAATTTTTGATAAAGAAAACACAGAAGTTAAGACATTAAAAGAAAACCTTGAAAACTATTATATAGGCGACGTAGGAAAGTAGTATTTAATTAAAAAAAATAATTTAAAACCCCGACATTATGTCGGGGTTTTTAAATACATACTTTGTGTTTGCCTTATTGGGGCCTGGCCTGTTGCATAAAAGTGGTGTCCGGCAGGACTCGACCTGTCATCCGACAGAGCGCCATATCGAATTATATGGCTAACCTTCTTAGCTTCGTTCGGCTTGCTCTGTATCGTATGATGAGACAGCAGGGTGCAATTATACCGTTCCGCTCGAACTTATTTTATCAAAAATTCCTGAACAAAGGAAGGTTGCCACTCGCGGAGTTTATCCCGCACCGAGTTTTGCTCTGGTGCGGGGTTCGCGGCATATTCCATCCCGCGACTCCAGCGGCTCGGCTCTCGCCTCGCCCTAAAATCCGCAAAAATTTTCTACCTTAATTGAAAAAATTTTTTGTGCGCCCCCCACGAAAAAGTTGGTGTTTTACCAAAAAGTCAGATTCTGGTGCCCCCGGCAGGACTCGAACCTGCAACTTCCTGCTTAAAAGGCAGTTACTCTACCAATTGAGTTACGGGGGCATATAATAGAATACTATATCAAAACAAAAATAAAAAATCAAAACATTAGTTTCATTCTTTTTATATAAAAACAAAATTTTTACTATAACCCAAGATCTTTCAACTTCTTAAGAAGTTCTTTCTGTTCTTTTGTTAATTTATTTGGCATATTTATCTTAATCCTTACATACAAATTCCCTCTTCCAAAACCATTAAAATGGGGTATTCCCTCTCCTTTTATTTTTAGAACAGTTCCATCTTGGGTTCTTTCTGGAATCTCTACTTTTATTTTTTTGTTATCTATTCCTAATACCTCAATTTCACCTCCCAAAATTGCTGTGGTTAGTGGGATGTATTTTGTTGTGTATAAATCATCTCCTTTTCTTGTAAATTCTTTGTGAGGTTTTACAATAACTCTTACATACAAATCCCCCGCAGGTCCTCCTTTTTTTCCTGCGTCTCCCTGCCCTTTTATTTTTAACACTTGGTTATTGTCAACACCTGCTGGGATTTTAATTTCCAAATTTTGCGTTGATCTTATTCTACCATTCCCTTTGCACACATTACATGGTTTTTCAGGAATATAACCTTCACCTTTACATTGGGGGCACGGAACATATCTTGTTATTACGCCAAAAAATGTTCTATTTACTTGTTGGACCTCTCCAACTCCCCTGCAAGTTTGGCATTCAACAACCTTTGTATTAGGTTCTGCTCCTATGCCAGCACATCTTTCGCACTTTATATATTTTTGAATAGTAATTTTTTTAATATTGTCTTTTAACGTATCTTCAAGTGTTAACTCTACTGCAATTTCTATATCTGCCCCCTTTTTTATATTCTTCTTTTTCGTAGTTACTCCAAAATCTCCAAAACTAAAACCTTTACCTCCGAATATCTCTGACACTACCTCCTCTAAATCTTCTATATCAAAATCAAAGCCTACCCTACCAAATCCACCATTAAAGTTTTCAAAATCAAAACCACCAAAACCTGAAAATCCTTCTTGTCCCCTTCCAGCATTTCCTGCATATTCAAAAGTTGTTCCAAATTTGTCATACTGCGCTCTTTTTTCAGGATCTGACAAAACTTGATAAGCCTCGTTTATTTCTTTAAATTTTTCCTCATCGCCTCCCTTATCAGGATGATATTTATGAGCAAGTCTTCTGTAGGCTCTTTTTATTTCTTCTTGAGAAGCATCTCTACTCACTCCTAATATTGAATAGTAATCTTTTTTCATATTTTTCTCTTTATACTTTATGATAATATAAAAAAGCAAAAGATGTAAGGTTTACTGTTTGATTTCATTGTTGTCGTGTTCATGTAATTCGTTATTAGAATTCCGTTAAGATTGATTTTGCGTTCCACCTTGCCTGTATAGTTTTTCTCCTATAGATGACAATAACTTTGATAATTCATCTGTTTTTTGTTTTATTGTTTGTATATCCTCTGTATTTTCTGCGTTTTTTAATTCGTTTATTTTGTTTTCTAATTCTTGTTTGTCTTCCGGAGATATTTTATTAGCATTTTCCTTTAAGGTTTTTTCTGCTGTATAAATCAAGTTTTCAGCAATGTTTCTTGCTTCTGTTAATTCTTTCTTTCTTTTATCTTCCTCTAAGTGCTCTTCTGCTTCTTTTTTCATTCTTTCTATTTCTTCTTTTGATAAACCAGTTGCTCCTT containing:
- a CDS encoding Soluble cytochrome b558: MSYKIISIIAVVIIIGVVLIYVLRSGSNETEQVQTQENPVIFEGQGNELDQNQGEQEFLAGEIYSFEEIQKHNTRDDCWLVINGKVYDVTDFLNKYPEGDAILQNCGKDATEIFDKENTEVKTLKENLENYYIGDVGK
- the dnaJ gene encoding Chaperone protein DnaJ; this encodes MKKDYYSILGVSRDASQEEIKRAYRRLAHKYHPDKGGDEEKFKEINEAYQVLSDPEKRAQYDKFGTTFEYAGNAGRGQEGFSGFGGFDFENFNGGFGRVGFDFDIEDLEEVVSEIFGGKGFSFGDFGVTTKKKNIKKGADIEIAVELTLEDTLKDNIKKITIQKYIKCERCAGIGAEPNTKVVECQTCRGVGEVQQVNRTFFGVITRYVPCPQCKGEGYIPEKPCNVCKGNGRIRSTQNLEIKIPAGVDNNQVLKIKGQGDAGKKGGPAGDLYVRVIVKPHKEFTRKGDDLYTTKYIPLTTAILGGEIEVLGIDNKKIKVEIPERTQDGTVLKIKGEGIPHFNGFGRGNLYVRIKINMPNKLTKEQKELLKKLKDLGL